A part of Streptomyces sp. NBC_01210 genomic DNA contains:
- a CDS encoding glutamate ABC transporter substrate-binding protein: MKLRKVTAASAAVLALALAATACGSNDKDSDSAGGGKKITIGIKIDQPGIGLKTPDGKYTGFDVDVATYVAKELGYDAKDITFKETKSADRETAIERGDVKFIAASYSINDKRLAKVDFAGPYLLAHQDILVRADDDSIKSPADLNNKKLCSVTGSTSATNVKEKLAPKAQLQVYGGYSECLTGLENKVIDALTTDDSILAGYASQDTAKGKFKLAGFKLSNENYGIGLKKGDADLKKKIDAALTKMVSDGSWEKAVKANFGPANYKNEAAPKIGNIVK; encoded by the coding sequence ATGAAGCTTCGCAAGGTCACCGCCGCTTCGGCCGCTGTGCTCGCACTCGCGCTGGCCGCCACCGCCTGCGGCTCCAATGACAAGGACAGCGACTCGGCCGGCGGCGGCAAGAAGATCACGATCGGCATCAAGATCGACCAGCCGGGCATCGGCCTGAAGACGCCCGACGGCAAGTACACCGGCTTCGACGTCGACGTCGCCACGTACGTCGCCAAGGAGCTCGGCTACGACGCCAAGGACATCACCTTCAAGGAGACGAAGAGCGCCGACCGCGAGACGGCGATCGAGCGCGGTGACGTCAAGTTCATCGCCGCCTCCTACTCGATCAACGACAAGCGTCTGGCCAAGGTCGACTTCGCCGGTCCCTACCTGCTGGCCCACCAGGACATCCTGGTCCGCGCCGACGACGACTCGATCAAGTCCCCGGCGGACCTGAACAACAAGAAGCTGTGCTCGGTCACCGGCTCGACCTCCGCGACGAACGTCAAGGAGAAGCTCGCCCCGAAGGCTCAGCTGCAGGTGTACGGCGGCTACTCCGAGTGCCTGACCGGCCTGGAGAACAAGGTCATTGACGCGCTGACCACCGACGACTCCATCCTCGCCGGTTACGCCTCGCAGGACACGGCCAAGGGCAAGTTCAAGCTGGCCGGCTTCAAGCTGAGCAACGAGAACTACGGCATCGGCCTGAAGAAGGGCGACGCCGACCTGAAGAAGAAGATCGACGCGGCCCTTACCAAGATGGTCTCGGACGGCTCCTGGGAGAAGGCCGTGAAGGCCAACTTCGGTCCGGCGAACTACAAGAACGAGGCCGCCCCGAAGATCGGCAACATCGTCAAGTAG
- a CDS encoding amino acid ABC transporter ATP-binding protein: MSGVSVTKGAEDAVPTAGDLVVLSNVNKHFGALHVLQDIDLTIARGEVVVVIGPSGSGKSTLCRTINRLETIDSGAISIDGKPLPDEGKELARLRADVGMVFQSFNLFAHKTVLENVMLGQLKVRKMDKKAAEEKARALLDRVGVATQADKYPSQLSGGQQQRVAIARALAMDPKVMLFDEPTSALDPEMINEVLEVMQQLAREGMTMVVVTHEMGFARSAANRVVFMADGKIVEEATPDNFFSNPRSDRAKDFLSKILHH; encoded by the coding sequence ATGAGCGGAGTTTCAGTGACCAAGGGCGCCGAGGACGCTGTGCCCACCGCGGGCGACCTGGTCGTGCTGAGCAACGTCAACAAGCACTTCGGCGCGCTGCATGTGCTCCAGGACATCGACCTGACCATCGCCCGTGGCGAGGTCGTGGTCGTCATCGGGCCCTCCGGGTCCGGGAAGTCCACGCTGTGCCGCACGATCAACCGCTTGGAGACGATCGACTCAGGTGCGATCTCGATCGACGGCAAGCCGCTGCCCGATGAGGGCAAGGAGCTGGCCAGGCTGCGTGCCGACGTGGGGATGGTCTTCCAGTCGTTCAACCTCTTCGCGCACAAGACGGTGCTCGAGAACGTGATGCTGGGCCAGCTCAAGGTCCGCAAGATGGACAAGAAGGCTGCCGAGGAGAAGGCACGCGCCCTGCTCGACCGGGTCGGCGTGGCCACGCAGGCGGACAAGTACCCGTCCCAGCTCTCCGGTGGTCAGCAGCAACGTGTCGCCATCGCACGGGCGTTGGCGATGGATCCCAAGGTGATGCTCTTCGACGAGCCGACCTCCGCCCTCGACCCCGAGATGATCAATGAGGTGCTGGAGGTCATGCAGCAGCTCGCCCGGGAAGGCATGACGATGGTCGTCGTCACCCATGAGATGGGATTCGCGCGCTCGGCCGCCAACCGGGTCGTGTTCATGGCCGACGGCAAGATCGTCGAAGAGGCCACGCCCGACAACTTCTTCAGCAACCCGCGCAGTGACCGCGCCAAGGACTTCCTGTCGAAGATCCTGCACCACTGA
- a CDS encoding response regulator transcription factor, whose translation MRLLLVEDDDHVAAALSAVLARHGFEVVHARNGEEALQAVLPATHPHKPPFGVVLLDLGLPDQDGYQVCGKIRKLTSIPVIMVTARADVRSRIHGLNLGADDYVVKPYDTGELLARIHAVSRRTAPGDEAATATADHALRLGTVVIELPTRRVSVDGATVQLTRKEFDLLALLAQRPGVVFRREQIISEVWRTSWEGTGRTLEVHVASLRSKLRMPNLIETVRGVGYRLVVPVGA comes from the coding sequence ATGAGACTGCTGCTCGTCGAGGACGACGACCATGTCGCCGCCGCCCTCTCCGCCGTACTCGCAAGGCACGGCTTCGAAGTGGTGCACGCTCGCAACGGCGAGGAGGCGCTGCAGGCCGTGCTGCCCGCGACGCATCCGCACAAGCCGCCTTTCGGGGTCGTGCTGCTGGATCTGGGGCTGCCCGACCAGGACGGCTACCAGGTCTGTGGCAAGATCAGGAAGCTCACTTCGATCCCTGTGATCATGGTGACCGCGCGGGCCGACGTCAGATCCCGGATACACGGGCTCAACCTCGGGGCCGACGACTATGTCGTCAAGCCGTACGACACCGGTGAGCTGCTCGCGCGCATCCACGCCGTCAGTCGGCGTACCGCGCCCGGAGACGAAGCTGCTACGGCCACCGCCGATCACGCGCTGCGGCTCGGCACGGTCGTCATCGAACTGCCCACCCGCCGCGTCAGTGTCGACGGTGCGACGGTGCAGCTGACCCGCAAGGAGTTCGACCTGCTGGCCCTGCTCGCGCAGCGGCCGGGCGTCGTCTTCCGCCGGGAGCAGATCATCAGCGAGGTGTGGCGGACCAGTTGGGAAGGGACCGGCCGCACGCTCGAGGTGCATGTGGCGTCCCTGCGCTCCAAGCTCCGCATGCCCAACCTGATCGAGACCGTGCGCGGCGTCGGCTACCGCCTCGTCGTTCCCGTCGGCGCGTAA
- a CDS encoding antitoxin, protein MGFKDTLKAKLTPAKDKVSDLAQQHGGKIEHGLERAAKTVDQKTKGKYSSKIETGTGKAKNALGRIAHKDDGTTPPAS, encoded by the coding sequence ATGGGCTTCAAGGACACGCTGAAAGCCAAGCTCACCCCGGCCAAGGACAAGGTCTCTGACCTCGCGCAGCAGCACGGTGGCAAGATCGAGCACGGTCTGGAGAGAGCCGCCAAGACGGTCGATCAAAAGACCAAGGGCAAGTACAGCAGCAAGATCGAGACTGGCACCGGCAAAGCCAAGAACGCCCTGGGCCGAATCGCCCACAAGGACGATGGCACGACGCCTCCGGCTTCCTGA
- a CDS encoding amino acid ABC transporter permease, translating into MFDFLEGYDLLGAFWVTVQLAVYSALGSLIWGTLLAGMRVSPVPLMRGFGTTYVNVVRNIPLTVIILFTSLGLFQTLSVTLGAEDFETINFRLAVLGLIAYTSAFVCEALRSGINTVPTGQAEAARALGLSFTQVLRMIILPQAFRSVVNPLANVLIALTKNTTVAAAIGVLEAANLMKTMIEAEAQLILISAVFAFGFICLTLPTGLILGWVSKKVAVKR; encoded by the coding sequence GTGTTCGACTTTCTTGAAGGTTACGACCTACTGGGGGCCTTCTGGGTGACGGTGCAACTCGCCGTCTACTCCGCCCTCGGTTCCCTGATATGGGGAACGCTATTGGCCGGCATGCGGGTCAGCCCGGTCCCCCTGATGCGCGGTTTCGGTACCACTTATGTGAACGTGGTCCGGAACATCCCCCTGACCGTCATCATCCTCTTCACCTCGCTGGGCCTGTTCCAGACGCTGAGCGTCACCCTCGGGGCGGAGGACTTCGAGACGATCAACTTCAGGCTGGCGGTGCTCGGTCTGATCGCCTACACCTCCGCCTTCGTGTGCGAGGCGTTGCGGTCGGGCATCAACACAGTCCCCACCGGCCAGGCGGAGGCAGCGCGTGCCCTCGGGCTGAGCTTCACCCAGGTGTTGCGGATGATCATCCTCCCGCAGGCCTTCCGCTCGGTCGTCAACCCGCTGGCCAATGTGCTGATCGCCCTGACCAAGAACACCACGGTGGCCGCCGCGATCGGTGTTCTCGAGGCCGCGAACCTGATGAAGACCATGATCGAGGCTGAGGCCCAACTCATCCTGATCTCAGCTGTCTTCGCGTTCGGATTCATCTGCCTCACCCTCCCGACCGGCCTGATCCTCGGCTGGGTGAGCAAGAAGGTGGCGGTGAAGCGATGA
- a CDS encoding class III extradiol dioxygenase subunit B-like domain-containing protein, with protein MLVAAAVCPCPPLLVPDVAAGAAPELDTARTACADALGVLAAARPDLLVVLGPAEQDGRGPHLAGATGSFHGFGVDLDVRLGAGEVQDRPLPPSLAVGAWLLTRARWADAPVEGLGVGEQLAGERCVAVGRELAARADRVALLVMGDGSACRTLKAPGYLDERAADFDGRTARALGAADVEALKALDESLAYELKAAGRAPWQVLAGAAENAGLAGQLLYEDAPYGVGYFVATWS; from the coding sequence ATGCTTGTCGCCGCAGCCGTCTGCCCCTGTCCGCCGCTGCTGGTCCCGGACGTCGCCGCCGGGGCCGCCCCGGAACTCGACACCGCGCGGACCGCGTGTGCCGATGCGCTCGGGGTGCTCGCCGCCGCCCGGCCCGATCTGCTCGTCGTGCTCGGACCTGCCGAGCAGGACGGCCGCGGCCCGCACCTCGCGGGCGCGACCGGCTCCTTCCACGGGTTCGGCGTGGACCTCGACGTACGGCTCGGAGCGGGCGAGGTCCAGGATCGGCCGCTGCCGCCCTCGCTGGCCGTCGGCGCCTGGTTGCTCACCCGCGCCCGGTGGGCGGACGCCCCGGTGGAGGGCCTCGGTGTCGGCGAGCAGCTCGCCGGTGAGCGCTGCGTGGCTGTCGGACGGGAACTGGCCGCCAGGGCGGACCGCGTCGCGCTGCTGGTGATGGGTGACGGCAGCGCCTGCCGCACGCTCAAGGCCCCCGGCTATCTCGACGAGCGGGCCGCGGACTTCGACGGACGGACCGCCCGTGCGCTGGGCGCCGCCGATGTCGAGGCGCTCAAGGCGCTGGACGAGTCACTGGCGTACGAACTCAAGGCGGCGGGCCGCGCTCCGTGGCAGGTGCTCGCGGGAGCCGCGGAGAACGCGGGACTGGCCGGACAGCTGCTGTACGAGGACGCCCCGTACGGCGTCGGCTACTTCGTCGCCACCTGGTCCTAG
- the miaB gene encoding tRNA (N6-isopentenyl adenosine(37)-C2)-methylthiotransferase MiaB has translation MSAKTYEVRTYGCQMNVHDSERLSGLLEDAGYVRAPEGADGDADVVVFNTCAVRENADNKLYGNLGRLAPMKTKRPGMQIAVGGCLAQKDRDTIVTKAPWVDVVFGTHNIGKLPVLLERARIQEEAQVEIAESLEAFPSTLPTRRESAYAAWVSISVGCNNTCTFCIVPALRGKEKDRRPGDILAEVEALVAEGVSEITLLGQNVNAYGSDIGDREAFSKLLRACGRIDGLERVRFTSPHPRDFTDDVIAAMAETPNVMPQLHMPLQSGSDTILKAMRRSYRQERFLGIIEKVRAAIPHAAISTDIIVGFPGETEEDFEQTMHTVREARFANAFTFQYSKRPGTPAATMEGQISKEVVQERYLRLVALQEEISWEENKRQVGRTLEVMVAEGEGRKDGATHRLSGRAPDNRLVHFTKPDEVVRPGDVVTVEITYAAPHHLLAEGTVHSVRPTRAGDAWEKRNAAAAAKPAGVMLGLPKIGALEPLPVAQAPGCGCD, from the coding sequence ATGAGTGCGAAAACTTACGAGGTGCGCACCTACGGGTGCCAGATGAACGTCCACGACTCCGAGCGGCTGTCGGGCCTGCTGGAGGACGCAGGCTATGTGCGCGCGCCCGAGGGTGCCGACGGTGACGCCGATGTCGTCGTCTTCAACACCTGCGCGGTGCGGGAGAACGCCGACAACAAGCTGTACGGCAATCTCGGCCGGCTCGCGCCGATGAAGACCAAGCGGCCCGGGATGCAGATCGCCGTCGGCGGCTGCCTGGCCCAGAAGGACCGCGACACCATCGTGACCAAGGCGCCGTGGGTGGACGTCGTCTTCGGTACGCACAACATCGGCAAGCTGCCGGTGCTGCTGGAGCGCGCCCGTATCCAGGAAGAGGCGCAGGTCGAAATCGCGGAGTCGCTCGAGGCCTTTCCCTCGACGCTGCCGACCCGCCGTGAGTCCGCCTATGCGGCGTGGGTCTCCATCTCGGTCGGCTGCAACAACACCTGCACCTTCTGTATCGTCCCGGCGCTGCGGGGCAAGGAGAAGGACCGCCGGCCCGGCGACATCCTGGCCGAGGTGGAGGCGCTTGTCGCCGAGGGCGTCTCCGAGATCACCCTGCTCGGCCAGAACGTCAATGCGTACGGCTCCGACATCGGCGACCGCGAGGCGTTCTCCAAGCTGCTGCGCGCCTGCGGAAGGATCGACGGTCTGGAGCGGGTCCGCTTCACCTCGCCGCACCCGCGCGACTTCACGGACGATGTGATCGCGGCGATGGCCGAGACCCCGAACGTCATGCCGCAGCTGCACATGCCGCTGCAGTCGGGTTCGGACACGATCCTGAAGGCGATGCGCCGCTCGTACCGGCAGGAGCGTTTCCTCGGAATCATCGAGAAGGTGCGCGCGGCCATTCCGCACGCCGCCATCTCCACCGACATCATCGTGGGCTTCCCCGGCGAGACCGAGGAGGACTTCGAGCAGACGATGCACACGGTGCGCGAGGCGCGCTTCGCGAACGCCTTCACCTTCCAGTACTCCAAGCGCCCCGGCACCCCGGCGGCCACCATGGAGGGGCAGATCTCCAAGGAGGTCGTCCAGGAGCGCTATCTGCGCCTGGTCGCCCTCCAGGAGGAGATTTCCTGGGAGGAGAACAAGAGGCAGGTCGGCCGGACGCTGGAGGTCATGGTCGCCGAGGGCGAAGGCCGCAAGGACGGCGCCACCCACCGCCTTTCGGGGCGCGCGCCCGACAACCGCCTGGTGCACTTCACCAAGCCGGACGAGGTAGTGCGCCCGGGCGATGTGGTGACTGTCGAGATCACCTATGCCGCGCCGCATCACCTGCTCGCCGAGGGCACTGTGCACTCCGTACGTCCCACCCGGGCGGGCGACGCCTGGGAGAAGCGCAATGCCGCGGCGGCCGCGAAGCCGGCCGGCGTGATGCTGGGCCTGCCGAAGATCGGCGCACTCGAGCCGCTTCCGGTGGCTCAGGCGCCCGGGTGCGGCTGCGACTGA
- a CDS encoding amino acid ABC transporter permease, with the protein MTSVLYDAQGPRAKQRNILYTVLFLLALAGVLWWVYDSLNSKHQLDWIKWKPFFTSGQPWETYLWPGLENTLIAAGLALVIALPLGALFGIGRLSDHLWVRMPSGIVVEFFRAIPVLVLMIFANAAYSQFDNISADQRPLYAVVTGLVLYNASVLAEIVRAGILSLPRGQTDAAKAIGMRKGQTMRYVLLPQSVTAMLPAIVSQIVVIVKDTALGGAVLTYSELLASARPMSANYGANTIACFTVIALIYIAVNFTLTSFASWLEGRLRRGKKSTGAVVGPGTVEETAAPISVSGDFKSGAGGGGI; encoded by the coding sequence ATGACGTCCGTCCTCTATGACGCACAGGGGCCGCGCGCCAAGCAGCGCAACATCCTGTACACGGTGTTGTTCCTGCTCGCCCTCGCGGGCGTGCTGTGGTGGGTGTACGACAGCCTCAACTCCAAGCACCAGCTCGACTGGATCAAGTGGAAGCCGTTCTTCACCAGCGGCCAGCCGTGGGAGACGTACCTCTGGCCGGGGCTTGAGAACACGCTGATCGCCGCGGGCCTCGCCCTGGTGATCGCACTGCCCCTCGGAGCGCTGTTCGGCATCGGCCGGCTCTCGGATCACTTGTGGGTGCGCATGCCGTCCGGCATCGTCGTGGAGTTCTTCCGCGCCATCCCGGTTCTGGTCCTGATGATCTTCGCGAACGCGGCGTACTCCCAGTTCGACAACATCAGTGCCGACCAGCGTCCCCTGTACGCCGTGGTCACAGGTCTCGTCCTCTACAACGCCTCGGTGCTCGCCGAGATCGTTCGGGCCGGCATCCTGTCCCTCCCCCGGGGCCAGACCGACGCGGCCAAGGCGATCGGTATGCGCAAGGGCCAGACGATGCGGTACGTGCTGCTGCCGCAGTCGGTGACCGCCATGCTGCCCGCCATCGTCAGTCAGATCGTGGTCATCGTGAAGGACACCGCCCTCGGCGGCGCGGTGCTGACCTACTCCGAACTGCTGGCATCCGCTCGTCCGATGAGCGCCAACTACGGCGCGAACACCATCGCGTGTTTCACCGTCATCGCCCTCATCTACATCGCGGTGAACTTCACGCTCACCTCGTTCGCAAGCTGGCTGGAGGGCCGTCTGCGGCGCGGCAAGAAGAGCACGGGTGCGGTCGTGGGCCCCGGAACCGTCGAGGAGACGGCGGCACCGATCTCGGTGTCGGGTGACTTCAAGTCCGGCGCCGGAGGCGGCGGCATCTGA
- a CDS encoding TAXI family TRAP transporter solute-binding subunit, translated as MFPALSRISRRRALQGSAAALVVFGLLLWWLLPFGGTSPRGTLTFSTGSQSGVYQRYGVLLKDALAHDLPDVKIDLRTSEGSQQNLARVAAGEADFTIATADAVAKYKRDGKPGATRLRGCARLYDDYVQLIVPRGSPVMSVRDLRDKRVGIGQEGSGVRLVAERLLRASGIDPTRDITPVPAGIDTVPGRLEAGELDAFFWSGGLPTAAIEELSARFQIRLVPLEADLVEKLHATGESTSYYRSAVMPADAYLQAQSGVPVPTVAVANLLVTTDRMDPAMTEGFTRTVINSRDRIGNTVHPAQLVDLRTAVYTDPLPLHKGAQRYYRSVKP; from the coding sequence ATGTTCCCGGCCCTGTCCCGCATCAGCCGCCGCCGTGCCCTCCAGGGGTCGGCCGCTGCCCTGGTGGTGTTCGGGCTGCTGCTGTGGTGGCTGCTGCCCTTCGGCGGGACCTCGCCGCGCGGGACGCTGACCTTCAGCACCGGTTCGCAGAGCGGCGTCTATCAGCGGTACGGCGTGCTGCTGAAGGACGCTCTCGCCCATGACCTGCCGGATGTGAAGATCGATCTGCGGACCAGTGAGGGCTCGCAGCAGAATCTCGCGCGGGTGGCCGCAGGCGAGGCCGACTTCACCATCGCCACGGCCGACGCCGTCGCCAAGTACAAGCGGGACGGCAAGCCGGGCGCCACCCGGCTGCGCGGCTGTGCCCGGCTGTACGACGACTATGTGCAGCTCATCGTGCCACGCGGCTCGCCGGTGATGTCGGTCCGCGATCTGCGCGACAAGCGGGTGGGCATCGGGCAGGAGGGGTCGGGTGTGCGGCTGGTCGCCGAGCGGCTGCTGAGGGCCTCAGGGATCGATCCGACGCGGGACATCACTCCGGTGCCGGCCGGAATCGACACGGTGCCCGGGCGGCTCGAAGCCGGCGAGCTCGATGCCTTCTTCTGGTCGGGCGGCCTGCCGACGGCGGCCATCGAAGAGCTTTCCGCGCGCTTCCAGATCCGGCTGGTCCCGCTGGAGGCCGATCTCGTCGAGAAGCTGCACGCCACAGGCGAGTCGACCAGCTACTACCGCTCCGCTGTGATGCCCGCCGACGCCTATCTCCAGGCGCAGAGCGGCGTGCCCGTACCGACCGTGGCGGTGGCGAATCTGCTGGTCACCACGGACCGGATGGATCCGGCGATGACCGAGGGCTTCACCCGTACGGTGATCAACAGCCGGGACCGTATCGGCAATACGGTGCACCCTGCCCAGCTGGTCGATCTGCGGACCGCGGTCTACACGGATCCGCTGCCGCTGCACAAAGGCGCCCAGCGCTACTACCGCTCGGTCAAGCCGTAG
- a CDS encoding FAD-dependent monooxygenase, which translates to MDPVIIVGAGPVGLALSLALATQGVPSVVLDEGTDKDEPRPARTVVLRSDTAAMVERLGCATVRAEGARWTGWRSMRRKQDVRQLVLGDGGAPAPLHIPQHALTRGLRNAVAGQQLVRLVTDSRLDSLEQDASGISVHTRGPGATWWRGSHLVGCDGARSTVRKLLGIRFPGRTAVERHAVAALRTELPWPDEALLHRQPPWHTGGDEVTARPLPDGVWRLDWLLPPRGELVTPDTLVARLRDTLAGWCGETPPYELLDTGVYTLHHRLARRWRVDRAFLAGDAAHLLGALGTQGLDEGLRDADNLAWKLAHIWHHGASEPLLDSYQAERRAAVAARLRAADQSLPILRGGSALRTYFPGSTRGHDTLLTDGHLGHGPLGAPPVYTHSPLAPEYADAQTLVGTEAGAPVADVRVTVPDGASARLRDRLGQGQLLVVLVAPGTGVWDRRHWVSAGVMPRLAAAVTALPVRAELLVTESYPGASAHTVLLVRPDGHLVASFTGVRPAELYAAADAARGGAPSALHGAPSAVHRDRTADIN; encoded by the coding sequence GTGGACCCGGTGATCATCGTCGGCGCCGGGCCGGTCGGGCTCGCGCTCTCGCTGGCCCTTGCCACGCAAGGTGTCCCTTCCGTCGTACTCGACGAAGGCACGGACAAGGACGAGCCGCGCCCCGCACGCACGGTCGTACTGCGATCCGACACGGCGGCCATGGTGGAACGGCTCGGCTGTGCCACAGTCCGTGCCGAAGGAGCCCGCTGGACCGGCTGGCGCTCGATGCGGCGCAAGCAGGACGTACGGCAGCTCGTACTCGGCGACGGCGGCGCTCCCGCGCCGCTGCACATCCCCCAGCACGCACTCACGCGCGGACTGCGGAACGCCGTCGCCGGGCAGCAGCTGGTCCGGCTCGTCACCGACAGTCGTCTGGACTCGCTGGAGCAGGACGCGAGCGGGATCAGCGTGCACACCCGCGGGCCCGGGGCGACCTGGTGGCGCGGAAGCCATCTGGTCGGCTGTGACGGTGCCAGGTCGACCGTCCGCAAGCTGCTGGGCATCCGCTTCCCGGGGCGTACGGCGGTGGAACGGCATGCCGTCGCCGCCCTGCGTACCGAACTTCCCTGGCCCGACGAGGCGTTGCTGCACCGCCAGCCGCCTTGGCACACGGGCGGCGACGAGGTCACGGCCCGCCCGCTGCCGGACGGCGTCTGGCGTCTTGACTGGCTGCTGCCGCCCCGCGGTGAACTGGTCACCCCTGACACCCTGGTGGCTCGGTTGCGGGACACCCTGGCCGGCTGGTGCGGTGAGACACCTCCGTACGAACTGCTCGACACCGGCGTCTACACCCTGCACCACCGGCTCGCCCGGCGCTGGCGTGTGGACCGGGCCTTCCTCGCGGGCGATGCCGCCCATCTGCTCGGCGCGCTCGGCACCCAGGGCCTCGACGAAGGGCTGCGGGACGCCGACAACCTGGCGTGGAAGCTGGCGCACATCTGGCACCACGGCGCGTCCGAGCCGCTGCTCGACAGCTATCAGGCGGAGCGGCGCGCCGCCGTCGCCGCGCGGCTGCGCGCCGCCGACCAGTCGCTGCCGATACTGCGCGGCGGCAGCGCGCTGCGTACGTACTTCCCGGGCAGCACGCGCGGGCACGACACCCTGCTCACCGACGGCCATCTGGGGCACGGCCCACTGGGTGCGCCCCCCGTTTACACGCACTCCCCCCTCGCACCTGAGTACGCCGACGCGCAGACGCTCGTCGGCACGGAGGCGGGCGCGCCGGTCGCCGATGTACGGGTGACCGTGCCCGACGGGGCCAGTGCACGGCTGCGGGACAGGCTGGGACAGGGGCAGCTGCTGGTGGTGCTGGTCGCGCCGGGTACCGGGGTGTGGGACCGGCGGCACTGGGTGAGCGCGGGCGTGATGCCGCGGCTGGCGGCGGCGGTCACCGCGCTGCCGGTGCGGGCGGAGCTGCTGGTGACGGAGAGCTACCCGGGCGCGTCCGCGCACACCGTGCTGCTGGTGCGGCCCGACGGACACCTGGTCGCGTCGTTCACGGGAGTGCGGCCTGCAGAGCTGTACGCGGCGGCGGACGCGGCGCGTGGCGGCGCTCCCTCAGCGCTGCACGGCGCTCCCTCAGCGGTACACAGGGACCGCACTGCGGACATCAATTGA
- a CDS encoding sensor histidine kinase: protein MRTRLLPLLIVLMAGVLLALGFPLAVSVAAAQQQRVVVDRIDDTVRFAALAQFVTDRSGADERRSTLQEQLDRYHDTYGISAGVFYRDSDAMARAPETWSVPLNGQGRQAFEEALSGRRSHDPPQVWPWQQGGRLVVASPVVRDGDVVAVVFTDSPTGQLRSRVLQGWLLIAAGEGAAMLLAVGAAFRLTGWVLRPVRILDAATHDIATGQMNSRVAAASGPPELRRLARSFNEMADNVEEVLEQQRAFVADASHQLRNPLAALLLRIELLALEFPAGNEEIASVRTEGKRLAQVLDDLLDLALAEHASADLQLTDIGELAAERVAAWRPLAEEMGVRLTGHGAAVTAWADPVALSSALDAVIDNALKFTPQGEEVTVSVASNGESSTVVITDGGPGLTDEELARIGDRFWRSGRHQNVKGSGLGLSISRALLTAGGGSIAYAHHEPRGLRVTVTVPRTSPTA, encoded by the coding sequence GTGCGTACCCGACTTCTTCCGCTGCTCATCGTCCTCATGGCGGGCGTGCTGCTCGCGCTCGGCTTCCCGCTCGCCGTGAGCGTGGCCGCCGCACAGCAGCAGCGGGTCGTCGTCGACCGGATCGACGACACGGTGCGCTTCGCGGCGCTCGCACAGTTCGTCACCGATCGCTCGGGTGCCGACGAGCGGCGCTCCACGCTCCAGGAGCAGCTCGACCGTTACCACGACACCTACGGCATCAGTGCGGGCGTCTTCTACCGTGACAGCGACGCCATGGCACGCGCCCCCGAGACCTGGTCCGTGCCGCTGAATGGCCAGGGCCGACAGGCCTTCGAAGAGGCGCTGTCGGGGCGGCGCAGCCATGACCCGCCGCAGGTCTGGCCGTGGCAGCAGGGCGGCCGGCTCGTCGTCGCCTCACCGGTCGTACGGGACGGGGACGTCGTGGCCGTGGTGTTCACGGACTCGCCCACCGGCCAGCTGCGTTCACGCGTGCTGCAGGGGTGGCTGCTGATCGCGGCAGGCGAGGGCGCGGCGATGCTGCTGGCCGTCGGCGCCGCCTTCCGCCTCACGGGCTGGGTGCTGCGGCCGGTACGCATCCTGGACGCGGCCACTCACGACATCGCGACCGGGCAGATGAACTCACGTGTCGCGGCGGCGAGCGGACCTCCGGAACTCCGGCGCCTGGCCCGTTCGTTCAACGAGATGGCCGACAATGTCGAAGAAGTCCTCGAACAGCAGCGGGCGTTCGTCGCCGACGCCTCCCACCAGCTGCGCAACCCGCTCGCCGCGCTGCTGCTCCGGATCGAGCTCCTCGCACTCGAATTCCCCGCGGGCAACGAGGAGATCGCCTCGGTCCGCACCGAGGGCAAGCGCCTCGCCCAGGTCCTCGACGACCTGCTGGACCTGGCGCTGGCCGAGCACGCCTCCGCGGATCTTCAACTCACCGATATCGGCGAACTGGCCGCCGAGCGGGTCGCGGCCTGGCGCCCCCTCGCCGAGGAGATGGGCGTCCGGCTGACCGGACACGGCGCCGCGGTCACCGCCTGGGCCGATCCGGTCGCACTGTCCAGCGCACTGGACGCGGTGATCGACAATGCCCTGAAGTTCACGCCCCAGGGCGAGGAGGTCACGGTCTCGGTCGCCTCCAACGGTGAGAGCTCCACGGTGGTGATCACCGACGGTGGTCCGGGTCTGACCGACGAGGAGCTGGCCCGAATCGGCGACCGCTTCTGGCGCAGCGGCCGCCACCAGAACGTCAAGGGCTCCGGCCTGGGCTTGTCCATCTCGCGCGCGCTGCTGACGGCGGGCGGTGGCTCCATCGCGTATGCGCATCACGAGCCGCGCGGACTGCGGGTGACCGTCACTGTCCCGCGTACGTCTCCTACGGCCTGA